ATAATCGTTATTAAGTGAATAAGGATAATTGATAACTCTGAAATGTGTTTAGAACTTTCCTGATGCTACTTGAAAAGTTAGCACTGCTATGTATTATTGCTTACATACAGTACAACATCATATGCCTTCTAACGTAAAGCAGTACTGTGATTTGTACATATTTACAGATTCTTAAAAACAAGCTGTAAAAACATTACATACTTTCAGACAATACAAATTAGCACATTGGTACTCACTTTAAAACAAATGGAATGCATAACATTAATAAACATCGTAAAGGAAGACTCACGTAAAAGTCCTTGATTGTCAAGACACGTTTATATATAAACTCTAACTGTGCAGAATTAAAGATTTGATCATAGGTACATCCTTATCTGATGAACCATATTTACAGCATGGTcttgcataaaaaaataaaataatgtttacagggttttactttttttatccattggattcaagaaagcaacaaacataacaaagaaatgttTGTCTGCTTCAGTTTGTTTCCTACCAAAGTCTAAGTGAAAAAAGGAAACATAAGGTTTTTATTTGCAGATATAGCAAAAACTGGAAAATTATTTCCCTGAAATAAAGcaatttgaaactgaaaaaagtTTAAATTAAATTGCAGACTCAAAATTGTTTTGACTATAATAGTGCTTCTTCAAGTAAATacactgtggggaaaaaaaaaggagttctaGTTTAAAATCTTCTAAGAAATGTAGTACTAGAGTTATGCCTACTTTAAAAGTTtcccggcttttttttttttttttttttaacagccctTTGAaaacccaaataaaatgaaagaagtgGCAAAAGATCTAACCTAGCTGGCATTCTGCAAGTTTCTCTTACTTGTGGAAATGAAACCTACCCTGAGCACAAGGCCTCTTCTACCTCTCAAAAAGGTAAAATCAGTGTACTGACAATCCTCAGCTAGGGCTAAAAAGATTTCTACTCTATCAAGTAGAAAATTTGCATGCAGATCCACAAAATCTAAGAGCCACTCAAATATTCTGAACCAAATGAAGTGTGCATGCagtaagaagttaaaaaaaagacaaaaaactttTAGAACATGTTCAAAAGATATTACCTCACCTAAGGTTACCTGTTTCCAATCTTCAAACATGAGACTAAGTCCTAAGTGAAAAAGCACACCTCACTTATACTGATCAAAAGTTTAAGGGTgaactctcacctaaagcacaatactaattaaaaaaaaaaaaaaaagtttcagggtGTAAGAGCATGTAAAACAAGCTGGAAAAGGATATTTCATACCCTCAATGTTCCAATCTAAAGCCGCACATGAGGCTACTTATTTTCTCTATTAATGCCCAGATAGAAATTAAATAACATTCTGAACCAATGTGGGGAAACCCAAACTATTGAGATGTTTAGCATAGCAACGATAATAATACAAGGTCACTCTGGTAGGCATTGATAATTTCACAGTAAGAGTGAAGACTACACTTAAAtggtaaatgaataatttatgcTGCTAAATATCACTTATCTCAAAAACGCTTATCACCTGGTAGAAAAGTCTGCCATTGTGTAGATTTAATGAATTGTGTTGAAGACAGAAATGCAACACCTGAATTTTCCACTTGCGTAACTACCATTTtccaaggccttccttcctaagCTTACCCTGGCTGCTCAGCAATAGGGTCGCATTCTCAAAACTGTGCTGGTGatatggaaacaaacaaaaaactttagaCTGCAACCAGAACTACATCAAGTTCTCAATGGAACAAAATTTTTGATCaggctgaaaaaaaattcaactcaGGAAATAAATGCCGGCTATCATCAAaaatacgattaaaaaaaaaaaaaaaagcaaatgcctATGTAGCGTGAGCACAGTTCCACGTCCGATCTCACCTGAGTGAAGCCTTCTTGCAATTATGTGATGTACAATCCAACCCACCAACCTGAAGAGTCAATAACGGCAGAACTTAAATATTTACCTCAAGGAAGTCTAGTTCCTTCCAAAATTTGCCAGCAAAGAAAGCTGTCAAATGGGAAAACTAGTATTTCAAGCAAAGCTTAGTAACCAAAGTGTAGAGGAAATCacattaaacataattaataTTCCCTATCATAAAAACACTGATATATTCAAAATAAGTGTGAGGGGTGTCAGGGTGAATATTTCTTTGCTCCCCTTTTTTATGGGAACAGTCTTGGGATatcattaaataaaagaaaaaaaataatttaaatggatAACATATTTTATGTTGAAACAAGGACTACAGATTTATAGGGCCAATATAAAGGCTAGAATGGAAATTAACAACAATAAAGTTTCACCTTCCAAAGGTATTAATTTTAGATTATCACTGGTGCTATATCAGTATGTGCATTGTGATAAAGATGGTGGAAATttaaataagaaaaccaaaagctggaACAAATAAAAGAGGATAACAGAATTAGTATAACTAATGTTATTTTCCAAAAATCCAAACTGTCTAATATGCAACTCAAACCATCATTCTTCagaaaagtgtatatatataggtatatatatatatataaaatcactaTTTATTGTACCATGCTGTATTTAATTTTAAgacaaagtatttaaaaaaaaaaaaacattcgtGGTATAAGGATAAAGTCTGCAGTTTATTTAGATTTTGAAATGCAACAAAAAGTTTTCGATCACTCATCTAGCTGAAAAAGAAATTGTTGTTACTAGAATTAGTAAACACTTTTGGTTTGTAAAATTGTAATGAGCAATGTTCATTAAAAAAGTAACTCAAGATAAAATAAGCAATTAAAATGCCCATTTCTTTAGTTTCTCTGGATACTGTTTAATTATCCAATCTATTAAGATTCTAGAAAGAGAAGGATTAAAGTGGTTTTACAGCTccaaagacaacccaatttccTTCTATTGCCAAAAATTAAAATTGTCACTTATGAGATGATTATGACACAATCATATCAAACctaaaaatctaattttttttttaactttgagaaATCAAAAATACCAGATAGATTCTAAGTGCTCTATGTTGACTGAAGTGTTTATGTAAAGGAAAATACAATTAAGCTTTAAAACGTGGAATATACATTTTGTGTAAGCATTATGTTCTTGGGAATGTAatctacagaattttttttttttttttttttttactaaaacttCAAAACCTTGATACCTGCACatgaaaaaatcataaaaaatatcTAGGTACaaagaaactgacagatatgCACACTTCCACAGAGAAGTGAACGCTTCAACAGTTGGGTATTTTGGTAAAAGTTTTGCAAGTatgcatattttaaaagtaattagGCTTTTAAATAGTGGAGTCTTCGACTATCaggttttattacttttttttcttccaaaaaaaaaaaaaaaacacatgtcaATATAATGCAAAATGAAAATCAAGGGTATATGGCATACCATTCTTTTTAAAAGGTGGTGTCTTTTTCCCCCTAGAGGACGCGCTAATTTATTTAAGCCATCATCTCTTGACATTTAAACTCTGAAGTTCACTCTGGCTGTAAAGTATACTGGGATTCCCTGCTGAAGTGCAATGACTACGCTGAAAGACTCAGAAACAGTATCAGAGTAAATCTCACACAATCACTAATCTCCGAAGAATGTACAATGAAATCAGCTAGGAAAACAATTGTgcggaagtctttttttttttttttttcctttttaacttgGTGTAGGTAGAATAGCAAGTTTCTGATCTAGAACAAGTAATGCATTGCTTCTATAAAGGTGACAACATGTAAGGCAGTTCAAAGAATGCTGACTAACCAAACAAAATGCAGTTATTGGATTATCTTGCTATTCATATCAGCTTAACTTGTTATAATGCATTGCTCTTGAATCTGTACAGCACTCCATCTTACACAGAGTAACCCCACTCTTGATTAATCTGTTCTAAAGTGCCagtattatttacatttttgttttgttttgttttttagccaaAAGTCTGGCCAGTCGTGGCATCCGGTGAAGATGTCATCCCAGCTCTGTTATCATTTACATTCACCAAGGGAAACTCTGGAAATTCAGCACTTGTCCCTGGTCCCCGAAGGTTCACCTGTCCGTTGGCAGTGCTAAACTGAGTAGCTATCCCAGCTCTTGATCCGTGATACGGAGCACGGAAGGGCTGTTCGAAAGAGCTCATTTGGTAAGCTTGGTGGACAGGCTGAGCCTCGGCTTTCTTCTGAGAAGTCACTTGATCCAAAAAGTCCTGTGTTGCTGTGGCAGAAGCATGGTTTGTCTCATCACCTGAAAAGGGAAATGAGTGCTGTGAATCACCAACTATTAGTCCAAAGTGGGACTTATCTGGAGTCGTTCTTAGTGGAGAATTCATTCCTGATCGAAAGCTATTGATGGGCATGGCGGCATAGACTTGCTTGTCTATGGAAGAGAATGCTGGCTGATTTGGAAGGGTCTGGTTATCGGTCACAAAGTTAAGGCTCGGGCTATTCAAATAGGCATCGTTTTGGCTAGTTCTGTCCAAAGCCTGCTGCAGAAACTTGGAGTATTCCTGCAACATGTTGGCTTTATCCGACGAGGATGCTTGGGAGCTTGATCCCACATTCTCTGACTGGGTGACCTCAGGTACTTCCGAAGAATTGATTGATATGCTAGACGTCACCTCAGTGTCAGCCACACTGAATGATATCTCATGCTGCCCATTAGCTTTATGGGAGTAATGATCCAACAGAGTCTGCAGTACCTCATCAGGGATAACATTTTTGTCATGGTTACTCTTAATCTCCACATTCAGGGCCTGGGAGTCCAATATGGACGCGGTAGTGCTTTCATCAATGACGCTTGCCACAGCTGCTTGTGTTACGGAAGGCTGAGAAGCTATGGTGCCCACATTCAGCGCGTACTCCCTGCTGTTGTTACTCGCTGCCTGAAGGTACCGCTTCTTTTTCAGAAACTGCATGGCGTCATCGTAATTCGTACTGCTATGCACAGGTTTACTGGGCCCCTCTTGTAAATTATCAACTTGATCGATGTCGGCGTTGCCTTCTGAGTCCAGTAAACCTTGTTTATCCACAAGTTCGAAAGCATACTTTGAAACTTTGCTCTCTTCGTATGTGGATAAAGGTGAAATTGTTTGATTTTGCTCCAGTGGCTGTTTCAGACTTCTCTTACTATTAATTTTTTTGAGGACCAACTTAGGTGGGTGTATTTCTCCGGATGCATCTTCTAAATGCGAGCCCCCAACCGAAGAATGCGGCATTTCAACGGCGTATTCCGCTACCATATACTCATCCTTCACTTTAGTGCTTGGAGAATAAAGAGGCAAGTAatcatttttgtctttcttcaggtCAGATTTGTCCATACCACTTTCCTTGTCCATCCCAGATgattttttctcagttttctgccttttcttttttggcaGTGAGTTATCTTTTGGTGACGTAGAAAAGCCAGAATCTTCCTCAGAGGTCAGAAGGCCACCTTTAATGGCACACCTGTTTAGTTTCTTGTCATGATTTTCATGGCACATACGTTTATGTTTCAATACACGATCTGTTCTGGAAAAATACTGTCAAATTCAGAGGGCagtagtgggtttgttttttgtttgttttggtcaaccaggaaaagaaaaggaaaaaaagaaataaagaaattaatatgatgatatatatataagtataataACATGCAATTCCAAACTAGCTTGCTGAGTCAATTTGGTTTGTATACAAATCTGATTAATGACGGTCGTGAGGTTTTCAAATAGTTCTAGCAGTAGATAACATTTTCTAATTGAACTTACTAGAATCATTTTATAATTTAGTTCTGGACAAAGAATTTCAAGTCATCTCTTACCTGTAAACAGTATTCACACTGGTAAGGTTTTTCTCCACTATGGGTTCTCTTATGCCTTTCCATATGATATTTTTGTATGAATCTCATACCACACTCATCACAGCGAAATGGTTTTTCACCTAGTACATGGTACAgaaagtttaaaacaaaaacaaatattgtcAAATGATGAATTGTTTTCCCATAAGAATTTCTAACATAAATGGCTTTTGCAAGCTGTCATAATTGATTTGctctttttaaatgagaaaagagCAAGTCTCCCTtatactaaataaaaaaatatatatatactaaatATATTCTCTAATTTGGAATGTCAAGTGGGTTTtgctttataaaaatgaaaagaattggaATATGCCAATggaaagaaaaaactgaaagcagGCATACTCAATTTCCTTGTCTGTCTACATGTATATAACATACTCTTTTCACAGAGAACAGTAGTACCAGGAATTTATGGCAATATGAACATTGTTTTAGTAGACATTGTTATATTAAATAATCTTTAATATTtcagaaaatactttgaaaaaagaaaattttacccATACATAGGCCAACACAATTTTTGGGTATACCTTTCTAActcaatttcttttaaaaaacatttatggTTAAGTGAAATCTGACTCTCAGGAAAATATTCTTTAGGATCtcatttattaaaatgttatAAATAGAGCTTAAACTAGAGATTAAATTTCAAAAGTAAGGTTGGTTTATATAGATTCTTTTTTTCTCAGCTCAAACCAGCATTTATCATGCCCTTTTGGGAATGAATTAAACTGAGTACTGTTAATTGGATACTTCCCTACCCCCAATTTTTTTCAATCCCATTATGACTTCTTTAGCTGTAAGGAACCATTATTACGGAGATCTGAAACAGTTTTTACTGATAAAACCACAGTCTAAGTAAATAGATGGATGTGACAATAAGCTATCTTGACTAATAATTATTTGGGAAACTATCTTTCTATATTGTTTCATACATTccataaaattttactgaatattTCTCCTCTACACATAGCCCTGCTGTAAGAGGTTAAAAGCATGAGACATACTACTTGTCTTCAAGGAGTTTACAATGTAGCTGGGAAAACAAGATAACACgcataataaaaagacaacaaaacaaGGTCCAGCTCTGGTTTACCTTTATGGCTTTACAGTCCACTATATTTCCCTTCTTAACCCTTTCTTCTAGCCAAACCAAAGCACCTACCCAGCTGTCTTCCTGGCTCTCTGCCTTGGTTTCTGCTTCCTTCAGTCAGGAATGCCCACTTCTCTGAGTTCAGACCTTATACTTCCTTCAAGACTCAACCATCTCCTCTTTGCCCTATTGCCCCAGGGAAAAGGTATCTTCATCTTCTTTTAAATTTCCATAGAACTTCATCTGTACCTTCCCAACTCCATAATTATTTGTACATTTCTATTCTTCTACTAGATTACAGATCTGTAGGTCAGAATCTGCCTAATTTATCTTTACAAAGCTCATAGAGCCTTGCATAATTTTTAAGTCCCAAGTAAATGGCATAATAATGATTACTGAgtgtaagtggaaaaaaatattaCTGTGAGCTGGTATGATTTAGAAAAGCTTCTGTGAAGAGTCGGAAGAATCTAGGCTGGGTAGCACTTGGAGATATTGTGTGCATGTCATTAAAGTCAGGTAAAGAAATAATTTTGGGGGAAAAACAGAGCAACTAAGGGCTCAGATATCATAAGGTGTCCAGGAGAATTGGAGCCTAAAAAGAGAATTTAATTTAGCAACAAgtatattatttgaaaatttcaAGAATGCAACGTCAGTAATTGCTTGTGAGTTATCAAATTTTAGAGCCGAAGAGACTTTTCAGTGGCTTTCAAATTGTGCTCTTGGGGATTCCATAAAGGCTCCCAAAAGCTACTGCTGCACGCGGCAAAAAGCTCTAAGCTTGCCACCTGTAACTCAGTACAGGATAGCTCCACTTTTGCAAGTAAGCTTTCTTTTGAACTAAGAGTTCAGAGGCTAGAGAGGTATCTTAACAAAACTAATCTAGACCACTGTCCTCTTTCTACAGAAAAGAAGATTTAAAGTCCAGAAAAGTTAAAAGGCTTAGCAAAGGAATCTGGGAAGAACttggtatcttttggtttctaacCCAACGCTCCTTCTACTATAACACACTGCCTTAAGGAGGCAAGTAAATGGGAAATGAAACAATGGAAGCTGGTAGAGAGGACCACGTAATAAAGAAGTTTGggaatgaaagaaatgagaaaaaggagCTGAAGGGGATTGTCAGGAGGCAAACGATTCAAGAGTAGTACTGTTAAAGATGGGAAACTGGAATTGTTTGACAGGAGAAAGGAAGGTACAAGTGAAGATGAGAAACTGAAAATGAATACCGAACTGAAATTGAACGTTATGGTGAATAATCAAAAGAACAAGATCCCAGTGGAACCAGGATGAGAAAGGAAGGTGAGTACAAGTAATATCTTGGGAAAAAAAGAATAGTTGCAGATGTTGAAATGGAGAGTGTAGATGACAGGCTTCGTTAAAATCACTtatcaaaaatgagaaaaaatggataaaattaGGGAATTGATTAAAATTCAATTAGTTCTGCAGggttagaagacttaatattgttaagatggcaatacacCCCAAACTGATCTGCAGATTCAACACAGAAATTGACGAGtccatcctaaaattcatatggaaataaaCACAAGAATAGCCAAATCAATCTCAAAAAAGAAGatcaaagttggaggactcacagttctcaatttcaaaacttacttcaaagctacagtgatcaagaTGTGATAATGgcataagaatagacatataaATCAAGCAATAGGATTCGAAGTCCAGAAATACACCCGTACATTTATTTTCTACAAGGGTGCAGAGGGACAGCGAAGGCAGCACAACAATTCCGAGgagggcacaggaccgggcagtgtttcgttctgttgtaaacaaggtcactgagtcggaacggACACGACAGCAAAAGGGCACCAGTTTTCTCAACTCCATTCACTGAAGAAAAGTTTACCTTTTCTTGGTCCTATTTCTTAACCATGATCATAAACTAATAAGTTCCACGGGTCTATGTCTAGAacttctattctgttccactgctCTGACTATTTGTAAGCCAGAATCAAAATGCTCTAAGTATTACGGCTTTATGATTTATCATTTGGTACAGCTAATCTCCCTCACTGTTCTCTTTTACTTTCATCTTCCTGGTTTATTGCATTTGTCCACTTTTCATATAAACTTCAGAATTAGCGTGTCTAGTATTgggggaaggagccc
This is a stretch of genomic DNA from Elephas maximus indicus isolate mEleMax1 chromosome 1, mEleMax1 primary haplotype, whole genome shotgun sequence. It encodes these proteins:
- the ZNF148 gene encoding zinc finger protein 148 isoform X1, which translates into the protein MNIDDKLEGLFLKCGGIDEMQSSRAMVVMGGVSGQSTVSGELQESVLQDRSIPHQEILAADEVLQESEMRQQDMISHDELMVHEETVKNDEEQMETHERLPQGLQYALNVPISVKQEITFTDVSEQLMRDKKQIREPVDLQKKKKRKQRSPAKILTINEDGSLGLKTPKSHVCEHCNAAFRTNYHLQRHVFIHTGEKPFQCSQCDMRFIQKYLLQRHEKIHTGEKPFRCDECGMRFIQKYHMERHKRTHSGEKPYQCEYCLQYFSRTDRVLKHKRMCHENHDKKLNRCAIKGGLLTSEEDSGFSTSPKDNSLPKKKRQKTEKKSSGMDKESGMDKSDLKKDKNDYLPLYSPSTKVKDEYMVAEYAVEMPHSSVGGSHLEDASGEIHPPKLVLKKINSKRSLKQPLEQNQTISPLSTYEESKVSKYAFELVDKQGLLDSEGNADIDQVDNLQEGPSKPVHSSTNYDDAMQFLKKKRYLQAASNNSREYALNVGTIASQPSVTQAAVASVIDESTTASILDSQALNVEIKSNHDKNVIPDEVLQTLLDHYSHKANGQHEISFSVADTEVTSSISINSSEVPEVTQSENVGSSSQASSSDKANMLQEYSKFLQQALDRTSQNDAYLNSPSLNFVTDNQTLPNQPAFSSIDKQVYAAMPINSFRSGMNSPLRTTPDKSHFGLIVGDSQHSFPFSGDETNHASATATQDFLDQVTSQKKAEAQPVHQAYQMSSFEQPFRAPYHGSRAGIATQFSTANGQVNLRGPGTSAEFPEFPLVNVNDNRAGMTSSPDATTGQTFG